A DNA window from Streptomyces sp. B21-083 contains the following coding sequences:
- a CDS encoding thiazolylpeptide-type bacteriocin: MSINDINGDDAAFDAFDVDQLETLEVADGVALPELGASSGSIGTSSSSSSTCSAC, from the coding sequence ATGAGCATCAACGACATCAACGGTGACGACGCGGCGTTCGACGCCTTCGACGTGGACCAGCTTGAGACCCTCGAGGTCGCCGACGGCGTGGCCCTCCCGGAACTGGGCGCATCCAGCGGCTCGATCGGCACCTCGTCGTCTTCGAGCTCGACCTGCTCCGCCTGCTGA
- a CDS encoding TOMM precursor leader peptide-binding protein: MPAETTLEGPAVFGPGTDRAYDAPDGDWRTVLTALAEATGAPVAVNRGWDLDWEREHVARAAGYGTDVLSVRVFADEVLVGPLWRPGDPDGGGCAGCAEVRERTILDHPLVGDLGRATAAPRAAAPLLPELLRATLEHLARRPLAPGELYVVSAAGNRRRRIARSFHCPVCGPTAAGLDGSAEPLPLALRSRPASAGDPTRSAESRLVERGMLRERLVDDRFGPVRAILRECHAPFAMSMAVVPDAPAMGHGRAQIFAETEPVAVLEAYERLGGFPYDIPVLTGRSYRELGGRAVDPAGLGHYTAEQLAHPTSRVTPFTEDTPMDWVWGHDLADGRPLLVPADHAFYQYEYAFRRDRRAARAAGPHGREHYFYESSSGCAVGANLEEAALHSLFELAERDAFLLSWYRAAPLPYIPSSSITDPTSRAMIELIEARGFDVNLLVVTQDIALPVVWVLAVNRENPFPATFSSAGSGADPQSAIRGALREVAQLVTNPIDWTRAQVEPMIDDPWQVQELEDHVRLYSLPQMRERATAGLGGPRVSLEEAFPGWPQKLTVASGGDVRGALDFVRGLFAQAGLEQIVVVDQTSREHADAGIHVARSVVPGILPMCFGHAQQRLTGLPRLTAALRGTAQDGRPVPYDPHPFP, translated from the coding sequence ATGCCGGCTGAAACCACCCTGGAGGGACCCGCCGTCTTCGGCCCCGGTACGGACCGCGCCTACGACGCCCCGGACGGGGACTGGCGCACGGTCCTGACGGCGCTGGCCGAGGCCACGGGTGCGCCGGTCGCCGTCAACCGCGGCTGGGACCTGGACTGGGAGCGGGAGCACGTCGCGCGGGCCGCCGGTTACGGCACGGACGTGCTGTCGGTCCGGGTGTTCGCCGACGAGGTCCTCGTCGGACCGCTGTGGCGGCCCGGCGACCCGGACGGCGGTGGCTGCGCGGGCTGCGCCGAGGTCCGTGAGCGCACGATCCTCGACCACCCGCTGGTCGGCGACCTCGGCCGGGCGACCGCCGCCCCGCGGGCCGCCGCACCGCTGCTGCCCGAACTGCTCCGGGCGACCCTGGAGCACCTGGCACGGCGGCCCCTGGCCCCGGGCGAGTTGTACGTCGTATCGGCGGCGGGCAACCGGCGCCGCCGGATCGCCCGCAGCTTCCACTGCCCCGTGTGCGGGCCGACGGCGGCCGGACTGGACGGTTCCGCGGAGCCGTTGCCGCTGGCGCTGCGGTCCCGTCCGGCCTCCGCGGGTGATCCGACCCGGTCGGCGGAGAGCCGGCTGGTCGAGCGCGGCATGCTGCGCGAGCGGCTGGTCGACGACCGCTTCGGGCCGGTGCGGGCGATCCTGCGCGAGTGCCACGCACCCTTCGCGATGAGCATGGCCGTGGTGCCGGACGCCCCTGCGATGGGGCACGGCCGGGCGCAGATCTTCGCCGAGACCGAGCCGGTCGCGGTGCTGGAGGCCTACGAGCGGCTCGGTGGTTTCCCATACGACATCCCGGTCCTGACGGGCCGGTCGTACCGGGAACTGGGCGGGCGGGCCGTCGATCCGGCGGGGCTGGGCCACTACACGGCCGAGCAGTTGGCCCATCCCACCTCACGGGTGACGCCGTTCACCGAGGACACCCCGATGGACTGGGTGTGGGGCCACGACCTGGCGGACGGCCGTCCCCTGCTGGTGCCGGCGGACCACGCCTTCTACCAGTACGAGTACGCGTTCCGGCGGGACCGGCGGGCCGCGCGCGCAGCCGGTCCCCACGGGCGCGAGCACTACTTCTACGAGTCCTCCAGCGGCTGCGCGGTCGGCGCGAACCTCGAAGAAGCGGCTCTGCACTCGCTGTTTGAGCTGGCGGAGCGGGACGCGTTCCTGCTGTCGTGGTACCGGGCGGCCCCCCTGCCGTACATTCCGTCGTCCTCGATAACCGACCCCACCAGCCGGGCCATGATCGAGCTGATCGAGGCCCGCGGGTTCGACGTGAACCTGCTGGTCGTCACCCAGGACATCGCCCTGCCGGTGGTGTGGGTGCTGGCCGTCAACCGGGAGAACCCCTTCCCGGCGACCTTCTCCTCGGCCGGTTCGGGCGCCGATCCGCAGTCCGCGATCCGCGGGGCGCTGCGCGAGGTGGCGCAGCTGGTGACCAACCCGATCGACTGGACCCGTGCGCAGGTCGAGCCGATGATCGACGATCCGTGGCAGGTCCAGGAGCTGGAGGACCACGTACGTCTCTACTCGCTGCCACAGATGCGGGAGCGGGCGACCGCCGGGCTCGGCGGTCCCCGGGTGAGCCTGGAGGAGGCGTTCCCGGGCTGGCCGCAGAAGCTGACCGTGGCGTCGGGCGGCGACGTGCGGGGGGCGCTGGACTTCGTCCGGGGCCTGTTCGCGCAGGCCGGTCTGGAGCAGATCGTGGTGGTCGACCAGACGAGCCGCGAGCACGCGGACGCGGGTATCCACGTGGCGCGTTCGGTGGTGCCCGGGATCCTCCCGATGTGCTTCGGGCACGCGCAGCAGCGGCTGACGGGGCTGCCCCGGCTGACGGCGGCGCTGCGCGGCACGGCGCAGGATGGCCGTCCGGTCCCGTACGACCCGCACCCCTTCCCGTAG